The nucleotide sequence GAAAAATATCGTTAAACTCAACCACTTCTATCTCTGACTCAACTGCGTTATTCATTGCATCAACAAAAATTTGGTTATCAGGTACCAGCATTTCGTTATCACCATAAAATAGTTGAATTTTTAGTCCAGATAAATTTTCTTCCATAAATAGATCGACAACATCACCTTCAACTAGCCCATCATCAAATTGCTTACCAATCGTCTGCAGAACATCTAGTTCTAGAAAAACGTCATCCGCTTCTCGATGGTGGACACTGGAATTGGCCAACTCTAAATCCAGCCAAGGCGAAATTGCGACAATTCTGTTAACCTCTGCTGCCCTTCTGGTAGCAACTTGAAGCATTAAGTAGGCTCCAGCAGAATCGCCAACTAAGTTAATTGGCAAACTGTCTGCCACACATTCATCAAACGCCTTAACACAAAAATCAATGATTTCTGTGGACTTATGTGACAGTAACAAAGGAAAGTCGATAATCTTCAACTGAGAATTTGTTCTCTGGGCAAGGTTGGTAATGAACTCCAACTGATCTGCATTCATTGGAGCAGTAAATGCCCCACCATGGAAGTACAATAATTGATTATCAGGTTTAGACACGATGTCCAGAGTTACAATTTGTCCGTTATCAATTTTCTTGATATTATCATTGTACACAGGATCCTCGGAGAATAAATTCTGTTTTTGATTAGGTTTTAAAAAAGTGTGTGAAATGTTGTCCTTATAACTTTCGGATTTCATTTTATGTAAAAGTCGCTTTGATCGAAAGCTCATAGCCTACACCTCCCGTGATGTACCGCTTACATTAATATAACATTCCTACAAAAATTTGTCCGTACATAACTCGTTTTTGATAAATTCACAAAATCTTCACAATTTGTTCATTATTTGGCAACATTTTTTCTATATAGTTCTAAAAGTAGCATAGGTAATAAAGTTTGTTATCTGTGTTAGCAATAAATTAAATCCCCCTTTAATTTATTACTTTTATATTCATATTCTTCCCCTAGAATATAGGTATCTTGAAGATAAGACATCCCCGTGTCTTATCTTTTTTTGTATCTTCACAAATTCTTCACATTTAGAACACAATTTCGTTAAATTTAATTAGTACTATATAGTCAAAGGAAAAATCATAGCGATATTCCTGGTACACATAATTCAACAATAAATTATTTAATAATTCATTGTCGTTTTGTTCGCATCTCCCCCTCATAAAAGATATTAGTCGCAGAAGAGAAGGTTCCCCCAACCTTTTCTTTTTTTTATACCAAAAATTGATCCATAAATCTCCATGTTCACAAAAAAATCACACTTTCGTCGTTTTTTTTTAACAGTTTGTGTGTATATTAAGAACCATAGAGAAGAGGGTTACTTAAAAGCCTCTCTTCCTACCCCCCAATATCGTAATAAATTAATCCCCCATTAATTTGTTACTTTTCATATTCATATTCCCCTCAGAATATAGACATATTTAGAGATAAGACATCCCCCTGTCTTATCTTTTTTTGTGCCTTCGTTTAAAGCAATATTCGAATAAGCTAAATGATTTTCGAATATTCTGATATAATAATTTTGAAAACAAAAACTTTATTATTGGAATGATAGACAGATGAACACTGAACTATTTATAAAAACTAGAAAAAAGCTTGGTTACTCTCAAGAAGAACTATCCAAGGGTATCTGTACCCAAGCTACCCTAAGTAAGTTCGAAAAGTCAGGGAAAGCTCCCTCCATCAAA is from Lentilactobacillus curieae and encodes:
- a CDS encoding alpha/beta hydrolase gives rise to the protein MSFRSKRLLHKMKSESYKDNISHTFLKPNQKQNLFSEDPVYNDNIKKIDNGQIVTLDIVSKPDNQLLYFHGGAFTAPMNADQLEFITNLAQRTNSQLKIIDFPLLLSHKSTEIIDFCVKAFDECVADSLPINLVGDSAGAYLMLQVATRRAAEVNRIVAISPWLDLELANSSVHHREADDVFLELDVLQTIGKQFDDGLVEGDVVDLFMEENLSGLKIQLFYGDNEMLVPDNQIFVDAMNNAVESEIEVVEFNDIFHDYILWTKLSETKKTEKLIAEFLGR